From Fusarium oxysporum f. sp. lycopersici 4287 chromosome 13, whole genome shotgun sequence, one genomic window encodes:
- a CDS encoding hydroxyacylglutathione hydrolase produces the protein MFIQPIPMWWGSNDNWAYLVVDDESRDALIIDPANPGEVAPVLIAAIQSNKLNLVAVVNTHHHWDHAGGNEEILAALINLKLDVIGGKDCEGVTKTPSHGETFKLGNIAITSIHTPCHTQDSICFFFQDGDQKAVFTGDTLFTGGCGRFFEGTAEEMHVALNKHLASLPDDTVVFPGHEYTRSNAKFAISVSQSEPVQQLLSFSEANPVTVGKYTIGHEKQHNVFMRLDDPDIQRATGETDPVSVMEKLREMKNEYKEPEPKL, from the exons ATGTTTATCCAACCGATACCCATGT GGTGGGGAAGCAATGATAACTGGGCTTATTtggttgtcgatgatgagagtCGCGACGCTCTGATTATAGACCCTGCAAATCCTGGAGA GGTTGCTCCGGTTCTCATTGCTGCTATTCAGTCCAACAAACTCAATCTTGTCGCTGTAGTAAACACTCACCA CCATTGGGATCACGCTGGCGGTAACGAAGAGATC CTAGCTGCACTAATTAACCTCAAACTTGACGTTATCGGAGGCAAGGACTGCGAAGGAGTCACGAAAACTCCAAGTCATGGTGAGACTTTCAAGCTTGGGAACATCGCGATAACTAGTATACATACGCCATGTCATACGCAGGATAGTatctgtttcttcttccaagatGGGGATCAAAAGGCAGTTTTTACAGGCGACACCTTGTTCACTGGCG GATGCGGGAGGTTCTTTGAGGGGACTGCAGAGGAGATGCACGTGGCGCTGAACAAGCATCTTGCATCACTTCCAGACGATACGGTCGTCTTT CCCGGTCATGAGTATACTCGAAGCAATGCCAAGTTCGCAATCTCTGTATCACAGAGCGAACCAGTGCAGCAGCTTCTGAGCTTCTCTGAGGCAAACCCTGTCACAGTGGGCAAGTACACGATCGGACATGAAAAG CAACATAATGTATTCATGAGACTGGAT GATCCCGACATCCAGAGGGCGACTGGAGAGACAGATCCAGTTAGCGTTATGGAGAAGCTTagagagatgaagaatgagTACAA AGAACCTGAGCCGAAGCTGTGA